In a single window of the Thunnus albacares chromosome 1, fThuAlb1.1, whole genome shotgun sequence genome:
- the dusp22a gene encoding dual specificity protein phosphatase 22-A, giving the protein MGNGMNKVVDGLYLGNIRDAENRESLSQNGITHILSVYNNAKPVFEDMTYLCIHAADASSQNLLQHFKECISFIHECRLNGGSCLVHCLAGVSRSTTMVVAYLMTVTHYSWEECLSAVKAVRSFVGPNYGFQQQLQEYQTTQVSEYRAWLRSSFRPSPFNDQEQVGALLSQYTEQQESQRRGADQRWINRDVGVCSLPSNPDEPEGSS; this is encoded by the exons gttGTTGATGGGCTCTACCTTGGGAATATAAGag AtgcagaaaacagagaaagtcTGTCTCAGAATGGCATCACCCACATCCTGTCTGTGTACAACAATGCTAAGCCTGTGTTTGAG GACATGACTTACCTTTGTATTCATGCAGCTGATGCTTCCAGCCAGAATCT gTTACAGCATTTTAAGGAGTGCATCAGCTTCATCCATGAATGTCGCCTGAATGGTGGATCTTGTCTGGTTCACTG CCTTGCGGGTGTGTCCCGCAGCACGACCATGGTGGTGGCCTACCTGATGACTGTCACCCACTACAGTTGGGAGGAGTGTCTGTCTGCGGTCAAAGCTGTTCGCTCTTTTGTCGGCCCAAACTATGgcttccagcagcagctgcaggagtaCCAGACAACACAAGTCTCAGAG TACAGAGCATGGTTACGGTCCAGTTTCCGTCCCAGTCCATTTAATGACCAGGAGCAGGTGGGAGCCCTGCTGAGCCAGTACACAGAACAACAGGAAAgccagaggagaggagcagaccAGCGCTGGATAAATCGGGATGTAGGTGTCTGTTCTCTGCCGTCCAACCCTGATGAGCCTGAAGGAAGCAGCTGA